In the Bacillus shivajii genome, one interval contains:
- a CDS encoding ABC transporter ATP-binding protein, protein MNVIEVHNLRKEFKSYSSRQGLAGAFRDLFTRNYKILRAVNDISLNIKQGEMVGYIGENGAGKSTTIKMLTGILTPTAGEVRVNGMNPHKEREKFVQTIGVVFGQRSQLWWDIAVQESFKLLKKVYKVSDEDYESHMKEVIETLEIEPLLDKPVRKLSLGQRMRCELAAALIHNPPLLFLDEPTIGLDVLVKMKIRAFLKEINRKYKTTILLTTHDLADIEALCDRVVLLDDGNIIYDGRLEQLQKNWVEGKQVHFEFHEEASLTSLQVLTQTYDVKWRKGERANQWIATVEGDDDAVSKVMSEVMAVHPIADVKLNQVSTEEIIRNIYEEGVVHG, encoded by the coding sequence ATGAATGTCATTGAAGTTCATAACCTTAGAAAAGAATTTAAGTCGTATTCAAGTCGGCAAGGGTTAGCAGGAGCTTTTCGCGATTTGTTTACGAGAAATTATAAAATTTTACGTGCAGTCAACGACATCTCTTTAAATATAAAACAAGGAGAGATGGTCGGTTACATTGGAGAAAATGGAGCGGGGAAATCAACAACCATTAAAATGTTGACCGGAATTTTAACCCCAACAGCTGGTGAGGTTCGTGTAAATGGGATGAACCCACATAAAGAAAGAGAAAAGTTTGTGCAAACGATCGGTGTCGTTTTTGGTCAACGGTCACAGCTTTGGTGGGATATTGCCGTTCAAGAATCTTTTAAGCTACTAAAAAAAGTGTATAAAGTTTCAGATGAGGATTATGAATCTCATATGAAAGAAGTTATTGAGACGTTAGAAATTGAACCTTTATTAGATAAGCCAGTTCGCAAGCTTTCTTTAGGTCAACGTATGCGTTGTGAATTGGCAGCGGCGCTTATCCATAACCCGCCACTTTTATTTTTAGATGAGCCAACGATTGGTTTAGATGTTCTTGTAAAAATGAAGATCCGTGCTTTCTTAAAGGAAATTAACCGAAAATATAAAACAACAATTTTGCTTACAACACATGACTTAGCTGATATTGAAGCACTATGTGACCGAGTTGTTCTATTAGATGACGGAAACATCATCTATGATGGTAGACTAGAACAATTGCAAAAAAATTGGGTTGAAGGAAAGCAAGTACATTTTGAATTTCACGAGGAAGCATCACTCACGTCATTACAAGTGTTAACGCAAACCTATGACGTCAAGTGGCGTAAAGGTGAGAGAGCCAATCAATGGATCGCAACGGTCGAAGGGGACGATGATGCTGTTTCAAAAGTGATGAGTGAAGTGATGGCGGTCCATCCAATTGCTGATGTGAAATTAAACCAAGTGTCGACCGAAGAGATCATCCGAAACATTTACGAAGAAGGCGTTGTCCATGGTTAA
- a CDS encoding cyclic-di-AMP receptor: protein MKLMICVVHNRYANEMEGDLKEKGYRMTELASSGGFLKKGNSTFLFGIKDEDIEALKKDMQEICLQVEKKKGKPKDVDSRYTSFLIHAKESLPFLAQLNQSKS from the coding sequence ATGAAATTAATGATTTGTGTTGTGCATAATCGGTATGCAAACGAAATGGAAGGCGATCTAAAGGAAAAAGGTTACCGTATGACGGAATTAGCAAGTAGCGGTGGCTTTTTGAAAAAGGGAAATTCGACCTTCTTGTTTGGGATCAAAGATGAAGATATTGAAGCCCTTAAGAAAGATATGCAAGAAATTTGTTTGCAAGTTGAAAAGAAAAAAGGAAAGCCTAAAGATGTGGATAGTCGTTATACGTCGTTTTTAATCCATGCAAAAGAAAGTCTTCCTTTTCTTGCACAATTAAATCAAAGTAAATCTTAA
- a CDS encoding potassium channel family protein — translation MRDLFFLIIIGSAIVAILMSFRLLLKNQPLHGSRISFRNFLVLIAVYITVMAGFGVIYLGLELMGIDVLIEGNELEHDTFLHLVEDVLYFSAVTLMTVGYGDIIPQGIGRWIAMVQALIGYLLPAAFVVTTVIHHDKKAERL, via the coding sequence ATGAGGGACCTCTTTTTTTTAATCATTATTGGTTCTGCGATTGTTGCGATTTTAATGAGCTTTCGTCTATTGTTGAAAAATCAGCCGCTTCATGGAAGTAGGATTTCATTTCGAAATTTCCTCGTACTCATAGCCGTCTATATTACAGTCATGGCAGGGTTCGGTGTGATTTATTTAGGACTTGAATTAATGGGGATTGATGTCTTAATTGAAGGGAATGAACTTGAACATGACACGTTCCTTCACCTTGTAGAAGACGTATTATATTTTAGTGCAGTAACACTCATGACCGTTGGATACGGAGATATTATTCCACAAGGGATCGGAAGGTGGATTGCGATGGTACAGGCGTTAATTGGTTATTTGCTCCCGGCGGCCTTTGTCGTTACAACAGTCATTCATCATGATAAAAAAGCAGAACGTTTGTAG
- a CDS encoding ABC transporter permease gives MFYVSIFFQYASQYMKTRMSYRADLVVELFSDLLFQAVNLIFILVVFGHTTLLSGWSREEIIFIYGFFLVPYAIFSSFFNIWDFNDRYIVKGEMDRVLTRPIHSLFQIIIERMELESMFGVITGIVIMFYAGSQLGLALSWYDPFAFFLMVIGGSLIYAGIFIILASISFWSDSKTDIMPMMYNIGNYGRYPVDIYNQVIRYVLTWILPFAFVGVYPSAFFLGRTEWYGYAFLTPVMGLVFITIAVVLWNEGVKRYRGAGN, from the coding sequence ATGTTTTATGTCTCTATATTTTTTCAATACGCCTCTCAATATATGAAAACGAGAATGAGTTATCGAGCAGATTTAGTTGTTGAACTTTTTTCAGATCTACTTTTCCAAGCAGTGAACCTGATATTTATTCTTGTCGTTTTTGGCCATACGACTTTACTTAGCGGTTGGAGTAGGGAAGAAATTATTTTTATTTATGGTTTTTTCTTAGTGCCGTATGCGATTTTCTCTTCGTTTTTTAATATTTGGGATTTCAATGATCGTTACATTGTAAAAGGTGAAATGGACCGAGTATTAACAAGGCCGATTCATAGTTTGTTTCAAATCATTATTGAACGAATGGAACTTGAATCGATGTTCGGTGTGATCACAGGGATTGTTATTATGTTCTATGCTGGATCACAGTTAGGGCTTGCGTTAAGTTGGTATGATCCGTTTGCATTTTTCTTAATGGTGATTGGTGGTTCACTCATTTATGCAGGGATTTTTATCATTTTAGCGAGTATTAGTTTTTGGTCTGATAGTAAAACAGATATTATGCCGATGATGTATAACATCGGAAACTACGGTCGTTATCCTGTCGATATTTATAACCAAGTAATTCGTTACGTACTAACATGGATACTACCGTTTGCATTTGTCGGTGTATATCCATCGGCGTTTTTCTTAGGGCGCACAGAATGGTATGGTTATGCGTTTTTAACGCCGGTTATGGGACTAGTTTTTATTACGATTGCGGTTGTATTATGGAATGAAGGTGTGAAACGTTACCGCGGAGCGGGAAATTAA
- a CDS encoding YjcZ family sporulation protein, with the protein MSGCYKPTTIFPLILVLFILLVIIGCYCAW; encoded by the coding sequence ATGTCTGGATGCTATAAACCAACGACAATTTTTCCATTAATTCTTGTACTGTTCATTTTGTTAGTGATCATAGGGTGTTATTGTGCTTGGTAA
- a CDS encoding nucleotidyltransferase-like protein, with amino-acid sequence MDNLLRQLYQDRSTDEHTLGIISVEKRDKQDANTDYFDVVLLVVVSEDKPDWEIKHYVYDDYKVAMHLVNTSQIKDWLLNSSNRRVVDWLMNGKVVFDRNEFTKNFRQQMIEFPHEDRQKRIGVEFSKLIRRFADGKSLFHNGHYLDAYNQIVHALHHLARLSVLEHGFHPEVTVWQQVKKIEPEIHKLYSELVTGGESIEKRLELLLLANEFELMTKTRLGSAHLIDLMKTKDGPWTIEELKRKLESNDYSLDVSILLEYLVEKGFVDVIKQETKGRSIYHRFYVVNENS; translated from the coding sequence ATGGACAACTTATTAAGACAGTTATACCAAGATCGTTCAACAGATGAACATACATTAGGGATTATTTCAGTAGAGAAAAGAGATAAACAAGATGCTAATACAGATTATTTCGATGTTGTATTATTAGTTGTCGTTTCTGAGGATAAACCAGATTGGGAAATCAAGCACTATGTATATGATGATTATAAAGTAGCGATGCACTTAGTGAATACATCACAAATTAAAGATTGGCTTTTAAATAGTTCGAATCGTCGTGTTGTTGATTGGCTTATGAATGGGAAGGTCGTATTTGATCGTAACGAATTTACTAAAAATTTCAGACAACAAATGATCGAATTCCCACATGAAGATCGTCAAAAGAGGATAGGGGTAGAGTTCTCAAAACTTATTCGCCGTTTTGCTGATGGAAAATCTCTATTTCATAATGGTCACTATTTAGATGCATATAATCAAATTGTGCATGCTCTTCACCATTTGGCTAGGTTATCTGTTCTTGAACATGGATTCCACCCTGAAGTGACAGTGTGGCAACAAGTGAAGAAAATTGAACCGGAAATACACAAATTATACTCTGAGTTAGTAACAGGTGGAGAAAGTATCGAGAAGCGCCTTGAATTATTGCTATTAGCAAACGAATTTGAGTTAATGACAAAAACAAGGCTTGGCAGTGCACACTTAATAGATTTAATGAAGACAAAAGATGGTCCTTGGACAATCGAAGAGTTAAAGCGGAAGCTAGAAAGCAATGACTATTCATTAGATGTAAGTATCTTATTAGAATATTTAGTGGAAAAAGGTTTTGTTGATGTTATAAAACAAGAAACTAAAGGTAGATCTATTTACCACCGTTTTTATGTAGTAAATGAAAATTCTTAG
- a CDS encoding YjcZ family sporulation protein: MSDCYKTQPFTGFPLVLVLFVLLVIVGCACATW, from the coding sequence ATGTCTGATTGCTATAAAACTCAACCATTTACTGGATTCCCATTAGTGCTTGTACTTTTCGTTCTTTTAGTGATTGTTGGATGCGCTTGCGCAACTTGGTAA
- a CDS encoding YgzB family protein, translating into MGVKYSNKINKIRTFALVLVFAGIVIMYLGLLFLQSSQLIMTLFMLLGFLAIIASTVVYFWIGMLSSKTVQVQCPSCEKYTKMLGRVDACMYCNEPLTLDKSLEGKEFDENYNQKKN; encoded by the coding sequence ATGGGTGTAAAATATTCAAATAAAATAAATAAGATCCGTACATTTGCACTTGTGTTAGTTTTTGCTGGAATTGTCATTATGTATCTTGGTCTTCTTTTCTTACAATCTAGTCAACTTATCATGACATTGTTTATGCTTTTAGGATTTCTAGCAATTATCGCAAGTACAGTTGTTTACTTTTGGATCGGGATGCTCTCCTCTAAAACCGTCCAAGTTCAATGTCCTAGCTGTGAAAAATACACGAAAATGCTCGGTCGAGTCGATGCGTGTATGTATTGCAACGAACCGTTGACACTTGACAAGTCTCTTGAAGGTAAAGAGTTTGATGAAAATTATAACCAAAAGAAAAATTAA
- a CDS encoding YjcZ family sporulation protein, translated as MSDCYRTQPFTGFPLVLVLFVLLVIVGCACATW; from the coding sequence ATGTCTGATTGCTACAGAACACAGCCATTTACTGGATTTCCATTAGTGCTTGTACTTTTCGTTCTTTTAGTGATTGTTGGTTGCGCTTGTGCGACTTGGTAA
- a CDS encoding D-2-hydroxyacid dehydrogenase yields the protein MIVLTSAKIRRDLREQLVTKYPDITFIFRESMKEAEGDLPEANILITYGEDLTTDLVEKAKQLKWIMVISAGVDKVPFDVIKRKNILVTNARGIHGVPMAEYTIHMMLQVIRQAKTLISNEQKKHWERKITMSELYGKTIGILGAGAIGQEIARLSKAFQMRTVGLNRSGKPVGHFDDIYSFDQLPSILKESDFVVSILPKTEETNDLLTYNEFKQMKNHAILINIGRGNVIKDGDLIDALNDGEIAHAVLDVFHEEPLPKEHPYWTMEQVTVTPHLSGISPEYQPRALNIFEKNLNEFLARGNQFKNVIDPERGY from the coding sequence TTGATCGTTTTAACTTCGGCAAAAATTCGTCGTGATTTAAGAGAACAGCTAGTAACAAAGTATCCTGATATTACATTCATTTTTAGAGAGAGTATGAAAGAAGCAGAAGGTGACTTACCGGAAGCGAACATCCTTATTACATATGGGGAAGACTTGACTACTGATTTAGTTGAAAAAGCAAAACAGTTAAAGTGGATCATGGTCATTTCTGCAGGTGTAGATAAAGTGCCCTTTGATGTTATAAAAAGAAAGAATATTCTTGTAACGAATGCTCGTGGTATCCACGGCGTCCCAATGGCTGAGTATACCATTCACATGATGCTTCAAGTAATAAGGCAAGCAAAAACGCTGATTTCAAATGAACAAAAGAAGCATTGGGAGCGTAAAATAACTATGAGTGAACTTTACGGTAAAACAATTGGTATACTCGGAGCTGGAGCAATTGGACAAGAGATAGCCAGGCTTTCAAAAGCTTTCCAAATGAGAACGGTGGGTTTGAACAGAAGTGGGAAACCTGTTGGACACTTTGATGATATATATTCATTTGACCAACTTCCTTCTATATTAAAAGAAAGTGACTTTGTCGTGTCGATTCTACCGAAAACGGAAGAAACAAATGACCTTTTAACTTATAACGAGTTTAAACAAATGAAGAATCATGCAATACTTATTAATATAGGTAGAGGTAATGTGATAAAAGACGGAGATTTAATTGACGCTTTAAATGATGGTGAAATTGCACACGCCGTATTAGATGTATTTCATGAAGAACCTTTACCAAAAGAACATCCATATTGGACGATGGAGCAAGTGACAGTAACCCCGCACTTATCAGGTATTTCTCCAGAATATCAGCCTAGGGCATTAAATATATTTGAAAAAAATTTAAATGAGTTTCTTGCCAGAGGAAACCAATTCAAAAATGTGATAGATCCTGAGCGAGGTTATTAA
- a CDS encoding aminopeptidase → MSDSRIKKLATTLLDHSLKVKDGDKVLIKGHSVTKDLIVELIDQIYERNAFAFTQLLDDEINQHLLMGAKSEQTELQAKWAMQQYKDIDCVIAIIAEENDAELAEVPPEIFKMRGEIFKPVNEFYINQRRWVLLNYPTPGLAQKAGMSTKKFTDFLFNVCTADYEKMERAFEPLKELMDKTDRVQIKGSGTDLTFSIKGIPTVPCAGEANIPDGEIYTAPVKESVNGTITYNTPCPYRGVTFNNVSLTFENGKIVKATADKEEQINDIFNTDEGARYVGEFAIGVNPFITEPMGDILFDEKIAGSLHFTPGEAYGDADNGNKSSVHWDMVLIQREEFGGGEIYFDDVLIRQDGRFVLPELEGLNPENLK, encoded by the coding sequence ATGTCAGACTCACGTATAAAGAAATTAGCAACGACTTTATTAGACCATTCCTTAAAAGTAAAAGACGGAGACAAGGTTTTAATCAAAGGGCATTCCGTAACAAAAGATTTGATTGTCGAATTGATTGATCAAATTTATGAAAGAAATGCTTTCGCCTTCACACAATTATTGGATGATGAAATAAACCAACATTTATTAATGGGAGCAAAGTCAGAACAAACAGAACTTCAAGCAAAGTGGGCGATGCAGCAATATAAAGATATTGATTGCGTTATCGCGATCATCGCTGAAGAAAATGATGCTGAACTTGCAGAAGTACCGCCTGAGATTTTTAAAATGCGCGGAGAGATTTTTAAGCCGGTTAATGAATTCTACATAAACCAACGAAGATGGGTACTTTTAAATTATCCAACCCCTGGTTTAGCACAAAAAGCGGGAATGTCAACGAAGAAATTCACAGACTTCCTATTTAATGTATGTACAGCTGACTATGAAAAAATGGAACGTGCTTTTGAACCATTAAAAGAATTAATGGACAAGACAGACCGTGTACAAATTAAAGGATCAGGAACAGATTTAACGTTTTCGATAAAAGGCATTCCTACAGTACCTTGTGCCGGGGAGGCGAACATTCCTGACGGGGAGATATATACTGCACCTGTTAAAGAAAGCGTCAATGGAACGATCACATATAACACACCCTGTCCGTATCGCGGAGTTACGTTCAATAATGTCTCTTTAACATTTGAAAATGGAAAAATTGTAAAAGCTACTGCAGATAAAGAAGAACAAATTAATGATATTTTTAATACAGATGAGGGTGCGCGCTATGTTGGTGAGTTTGCAATAGGGGTGAACCCGTTTATTACTGAACCGATGGGGGATATTTTATTTGATGAAAAAATTGCAGGTAGTTTGCATTTTACTCCAGGTGAGGCATATGGGGATGCAGACAACGGCAATAAGTCATCGGTTCATTGGGATATGGTATTAATTCAAAGAGAAGAGTTCGGCGGTGGTGAGATTTATTTCGATGATGTACTAATTCGTCAAGACGGACGGTTTGTTCTGCCAGAATTAGAAGGATTAAATCCAGAGAATCTTAAATAA
- the yjcZ gene encoding sporulation protein YjcZ yields the protein MCHKHAQPVSIFPLVLVLFILLVIIGCFCDF from the coding sequence ATGTGTCATAAGCATGCACAGCCAGTATCGATTTTCCCATTAGTATTAGTATTGTTTATCTTGTTAGTGATCATTGGATGTTTCTGTGACTTCTAA
- the perR gene encoding peroxide-responsive transcriptional repressor PerR: MENQRLQEALQSLKSTKVRMTPQRHAILEYLFNAKSHPTADEIYKALEGKFPNMSVATVYNNLRVFKEVGLVRELTYGDSSSRFDSNTTDHYHVICEDCGKIVDFHYPGLDEVETLAEHVTGFKVKSHRMEIYGLCPECHKHQQH; encoded by the coding sequence ATGGAGAACCAACGACTTCAAGAGGCTCTGCAATCTTTAAAGAGCACGAAAGTTCGTATGACACCTCAGCGCCATGCCATTTTAGAATATTTATTTAATGCAAAATCTCATCCGACCGCTGACGAGATCTACAAAGCATTAGAAGGTAAATTTCCAAACATGAGTGTGGCGACAGTTTATAACAACTTGCGTGTGTTTAAAGAAGTCGGGCTGGTTAGAGAATTAACATATGGCGACTCTTCCAGCAGATTTGACAGTAATACAACGGATCATTACCACGTCATCTGCGAAGATTGCGGCAAAATTGTAGATTTTCACTATCCAGGATTAGATGAAGTAGAAACTTTAGCTGAACACGTAACAGGATTTAAAGTGAAAAGTCACCGCATGGAAATTTACGGATTATGCCCTGAATGCCATAAACATCAACAACATTAA
- the bcp gene encoding thioredoxin-dependent thiol peroxidase: protein MTVEVGQQVPDFTLEANGGKEVNLSDYRGKYVVLYFYPKDMTPGCTTQACDFRDNHESFKDVDAVILGVSPDPVNRHEKFIDKHDLPFELLADEDHKVAEEFGVWKLKKNFGKEYMGIERSTFIIDKEGKLMKEWRKVRVKGHVEEALQYLREETK, encoded by the coding sequence ATGACAGTAGAAGTAGGACAACAAGTACCTGATTTCACATTGGAAGCAAATGGCGGCAAGGAAGTAAACTTATCAGATTATCGTGGCAAGTATGTAGTACTATATTTTTATCCAAAAGACATGACACCAGGTTGTACAACCCAAGCATGCGACTTCCGTGATAATCATGAAAGCTTTAAAGATGTAGATGCTGTAATTTTAGGAGTGAGTCCAGATCCAGTTAATCGTCATGAGAAGTTTATTGACAAGCATGACTTACCATTTGAACTGCTTGCAGATGAAGACCATAAAGTTGCTGAAGAATTTGGAGTTTGGAAGTTAAAGAAGAATTTTGGGAAAGAATATATGGGTATTGAGCGTTCAACATTTATTATTGATAAAGAAGGAAAGTTAATGAAAGAATGGCGTAAAGTTCGTGTGAAAGGTCATGTAGAAGAAGCGTTACAATATTTAAGAGAAGAAACGAAGTAA
- a CDS encoding ABC transporter permease: MYLEMIRIRFLMMLAYRTNYYSGILIYSINIGAYYFLWQAIYGSQESIQGLSVTQMTTYVAIAWMARAFYFNNIDREIAQEIQEGKVAVEMIRPYNYLGMKTMQGLGEGLFRLLFFSVPGMALIWLVFPIDFSNSISIWLLFFVSIIFSFIVNTQINLITGILTFFLMYNTGLIRAKRVVIDLFSGLLLPISFYPLWAQDIMSFLPFQAISYIPSMIFTEGFTGTEIYSALGIQLFWSLFLFIPIQVMWIIARRQLIVQGG; encoded by the coding sequence ATGTATCTCGAGATGATACGGATTCGTTTCTTAATGATGCTTGCCTACCGAACGAATTATTATAGTGGCATTTTAATCTATTCTATCAATATCGGTGCCTATTATTTTTTATGGCAGGCGATCTATGGATCTCAAGAATCGATTCAAGGTTTAAGTGTCACGCAAATGACGACGTACGTGGCGATTGCGTGGATGGCGCGTGCATTTTACTTTAACAATATTGATCGTGAGATTGCTCAAGAGATTCAAGAAGGAAAAGTTGCCGTTGAAATGATTCGTCCTTATAACTATTTAGGGATGAAGACAATGCAAGGGCTCGGAGAAGGGCTGTTCCGGTTACTCTTTTTCTCAGTTCCGGGAATGGCTCTAATATGGCTTGTATTCCCCATTGATTTTTCGAATTCAATAAGTATTTGGCTATTATTCTTTGTATCAATTATTTTTAGTTTTATCGTCAATACGCAAATTAATTTAATTACAGGAATCTTGACGTTTTTCTTAATGTACAATACCGGATTAATTCGAGCAAAGCGAGTGGTGATTGACTTGTTTTCCGGACTGTTGCTTCCGATCTCGTTTTACCCGTTATGGGCGCAAGACATTATGAGCTTTTTGCCGTTTCAAGCGATTAGTTATATTCCGTCGATGATTTTTACAGAAGGATTTACAGGTACTGAAATTTATTCTGCACTCGGTATCCAATTGTTTTGGTCACTGTTTTTATTTATTCCGATCCAAGTGATGTGGATCATCGCAAGACGTCAGTTAATCGTGCAAGGAGGGTAG
- a CDS encoding glutamate-1-semialdehyde 2,1-aminomutase: MKYDQSKQLYTEAQEVILGGVNSPSRSFKGVGGGHPIFMKKAKGAYFWDVDDNKYLDYLAAYGPIVTGHAHPHITKAIQAAAEDGVLYGTPTIYENKFAKMLQEAIPSMEKVRFVNSGTEAVMTTIRVARAYTRRDKIIKFAGCYHGHSDLVLVAAGSGPSTLGNPDSAGVTKSIAKEVITVPFNDIDSFKEALQHWGDEIAGVLVEPIVGNFGIVEPEPGFLEQVNDLAHEAGALVIYDEVITAFRFMYGGAQNLLNVEPDMTALGKIIGGGLPIGAYGGKQEIMEQVAPLGPAYQAGTMAGNPASIRAGIACLEVLKEDGVYDKLDGLGATLEEGIVASAKKHQIPVTVNRLKGALTVYFEVDHVSNYEHAENSNGEMFAYFFKQMLDRGINLAPSKYEAWFLTTEHTKDDINETIQAVDDVFSNWNLA; encoded by the coding sequence ATGAAGTACGATCAGTCAAAACAATTATATACAGAAGCACAAGAAGTGATCTTAGGGGGAGTAAACAGTCCTTCTCGCTCATTTAAAGGCGTTGGTGGCGGTCACCCGATTTTCATGAAAAAGGCAAAAGGAGCATACTTTTGGGATGTAGATGACAACAAATATTTAGATTATTTAGCTGCATATGGACCTATTGTTACAGGACATGCTCATCCCCACATTACGAAGGCGATTCAAGCAGCTGCAGAGGATGGTGTTTTATACGGAACACCAACTATTTATGAAAACAAATTTGCAAAAATGCTTCAAGAAGCGATTCCTTCTATGGAAAAGGTACGCTTCGTCAATTCAGGTACTGAAGCAGTGATGACAACGATTCGCGTTGCTCGTGCTTATACAAGAAGAGATAAAATTATCAAATTTGCAGGATGTTATCACGGACATTCTGATCTCGTCCTTGTTGCAGCTGGGTCTGGCCCGTCTACACTAGGTAACCCAGACTCGGCTGGTGTTACAAAAAGTATTGCTAAAGAAGTGATTACGGTTCCGTTTAACGATATCGACAGCTTTAAAGAAGCCCTTCAACATTGGGGAGATGAAATTGCAGGTGTTCTCGTTGAACCGATCGTCGGAAACTTCGGGATTGTTGAGCCAGAACCTGGCTTTTTAGAACAAGTCAACGACCTTGCCCACGAAGCTGGTGCCCTCGTCATTTACGATGAAGTCATTACCGCATTCCGTTTCATGTATGGTGGGGCACAAAACTTGTTAAACGTTGAACCAGACATGACAGCTCTCGGAAAAATCATCGGTGGTGGCCTACCGATTGGAGCATACGGCGGAAAGCAAGAAATCATGGAACAAGTTGCACCTTTGGGACCTGCCTATCAAGCAGGAACGATGGCAGGAAATCCAGCTTCGATTCGTGCAGGAATCGCTTGTCTTGAGGTTTTAAAAGAAGACGGTGTTTACGACAAATTAGATGGACTAGGGGCAACCCTAGAAGAAGGTATTGTTGCATCAGCTAAAAAGCACCAAATACCAGTAACTGTGAATCGATTAAAAGGAGCACTAACTGTTTATTTCGAAGTTGACCACGTAAGCAATTATGAACACGCAGAAAACAGCAACGGAGAAATGTTTGCTTACTTTTTCAAACAAATGCTTGATCGAGGAATTAACCTAGCCCCTTCAAAGTATGAAGCTTGGTTCTTAACAACAGAGCATACGAAAGATGATATTAATGAAACGATTCAAGCAGTTGACGATGTCTTCTCTAACTGGAACCTCGCATAA